One segment of Streptomyces sp. YIM 121038 DNA contains the following:
- a CDS encoding oxidoreductase: protein MTTTTAEQRRIGSGHGAWSTADDVLKGISLEGRTAIVTGGYSGLGLAATRALARAGARVLVPARRPRAATAALDGVPGTEVAALDLADLESVRAFADRVLDAGRAVDLLIAGAGVMACPETRVGPGWEAHFAVNHLGHYALVNRLAPALTPGRARVVAVASSGHFLSGVRWHDPHFHEGYDRWLAYAQSKTANALFALHLDRLAGPRGPRAFAVHPGSVLTPLQRHVPREEQLAQGWFGPDGTPAEGFKSPAQGAATAVWAATSPLLADHGGAYCQDCDVAEPATTDDMLIGGVKPWVRDPEAAARLWQLSAELTGVDHFARRAPSGR, encoded by the coding sequence ATGACGACCACGACAGCAGAGCAGCGCAGGATCGGTTCCGGGCACGGCGCGTGGAGCACCGCCGACGACGTCCTGAAGGGCATCTCCCTGGAGGGCAGGACCGCGATCGTCACCGGCGGCTACTCCGGCCTCGGTCTGGCGGCGACCCGGGCGCTTGCCCGCGCCGGTGCCCGGGTGCTCGTCCCCGCGCGCAGGCCCCGGGCGGCCACGGCGGCCCTCGACGGCGTGCCCGGCACGGAGGTGGCCGCCCTGGACCTCGCCGACCTGGAGAGCGTGCGCGCCTTCGCCGACCGGGTCCTGGACGCGGGGCGCGCCGTCGACCTGCTGATCGCGGGCGCGGGCGTCATGGCCTGCCCCGAGACCCGGGTGGGCCCCGGCTGGGAGGCGCACTTCGCGGTCAACCACCTGGGCCACTACGCCCTGGTCAACCGGCTCGCCCCGGCGCTGACGCCAGGGCGGGCCCGGGTCGTGGCGGTGGCCTCCTCGGGGCACTTCCTGTCCGGTGTCCGCTGGCACGACCCGCACTTCCACGAGGGCTACGACCGCTGGCTCGCGTACGCGCAGTCGAAGACCGCCAACGCGCTGTTCGCCCTGCACCTGGACCGGCTCGCCGGGCCCCGGGGGCCGCGCGCCTTCGCCGTGCACCCGGGCAGCGTCCTCACCCCGCTGCAGCGGCACGTGCCGCGCGAGGAGCAGCTCGCCCAGGGCTGGTTCGGTCCTGACGGCACTCCGGCGGAGGGCTTCAAGTCCCCGGCGCAGGGCGCGGCGACGGCCGTGTGGGCCGCCACCTCGCCGCTGCTCGCGGACCACGGCGGCGCCTACTGCCAGGACTGCGACGTCGCCGAGCCCGCCACCACCGACGACATGCTGATCGGCGGGGTCAAGCCCTGGGTCAGGGACCCGGAGGCGGCGGCCCGGCTGTGGCAGCTGTCCGCCGAACTCACCGGCGTGGACCACTTCGCGCGGCGCGCGCCGTCGGGCAGGTGA
- a CDS encoding alpha/beta hydrolase, which produces MRAVTFTTAGLGLAVLLAGGVPAAARSPHPTGTAALAAYENQHLTWGACSPAQKELRAAGARCTHVTVPLDYADPGGRTLRIAVSRIRAEVPADRRRGVLLSNPGGPGGTGLAYTLALRPALERVAGAYDLIGFDPRFLGESSPLTCDPARKPAEPGPTTTPRRDFEESLAAAREDARRCHARGDNARLLPHASSRNVARDMDVIRAALGERRLSYYGVSYGADLGATYAQLFPRRVDRFVVDSVTDPAATQYEQFQRSGRPAEAALDEWAAWTARRDGTYHLGRTAAAVRHRVEALLARAERRPPRVDGLRLNAPLLRMILKQPLVQGENDPTAAAVVRDLVAASHGRPVEPGPELARMIALLKSPELADGMLGGVLFMCGDGGWPAGGWPGSPATYWRNSQRSRATEPVFGPFVNGMTAPCAYFPEPPREPAVTIGNDVPVLLLQARRDHTPYRDALAMHRALRGSRMVTADIRGHGVYGRAVDGLDPVPCADRAVNAYLGGGGLPREDVTCPTARAARSGPRR; this is translated from the coding sequence ATGCGTGCCGTCACCTTCACCACGGCGGGCCTCGGGCTCGCCGTCCTGCTCGCGGGCGGTGTGCCCGCCGCCGCCAGGTCGCCGCACCCCACCGGCACAGCCGCCCTCGCCGCCTACGAGAACCAGCACCTGACCTGGGGCGCCTGCTCACCCGCGCAGAAGGAGCTGCGGGCGGCGGGCGCCCGGTGCACCCACGTCACCGTGCCGCTCGACTACGCCGACCCCGGGGGCCGCACCCTGCGCATCGCGGTCTCCCGCATCCGGGCCGAGGTCCCGGCGGACCGGCGGCGCGGCGTCCTGCTGTCCAACCCGGGCGGGCCCGGCGGCACCGGCCTCGCCTACACCCTCGCCCTGCGCCCGGCCCTGGAGCGGGTGGCGGGCGCCTACGACCTCATCGGCTTCGACCCGCGCTTCCTCGGCGAGAGCAGCCCGCTGACCTGCGACCCGGCCCGCAAACCCGCCGAGCCGGGGCCGACCACCACGCCGCGCAGGGACTTCGAGGAGTCCCTGGCCGCCGCCCGCGAGGACGCCCGCCGCTGCCACGCGCGCGGCGACAACGCCCGGCTCCTCCCGCACGCCTCCTCGCGCAACGTCGCCCGCGACATGGACGTGATCCGCGCGGCCCTCGGCGAGCGCCGCCTCTCGTACTACGGCGTGTCGTACGGCGCCGACCTGGGCGCCACCTACGCGCAGCTGTTCCCGCGCCGCGTGGACCGCTTCGTCGTCGACTCCGTCACCGACCCGGCCGCCACGCAGTACGAGCAGTTCCAGCGCTCCGGCAGGCCCGCCGAGGCGGCCCTGGACGAGTGGGCGGCGTGGACGGCCCGCCGCGACGGCACCTACCACCTGGGCCGCACGGCCGCCGCGGTCCGCCACCGGGTGGAGGCGCTGCTCGCCCGCGCCGAGCGGCGGCCGCCGCGCGTCGACGGGCTGCGCCTGAACGCGCCGCTGCTGCGGATGATCCTCAAACAGCCCCTCGTCCAGGGCGAGAACGACCCGACGGCGGCGGCCGTCGTCCGGGACCTGGTCGCCGCCTCGCACGGCCGTCCCGTGGAGCCGGGGCCCGAACTCGCCCGCATGATCGCGCTGTTGAAGTCGCCCGAGCTCGCGGACGGCATGCTCGGCGGCGTGCTCTTCATGTGCGGCGACGGCGGCTGGCCCGCCGGTGGCTGGCCCGGCTCACCGGCGACGTACTGGAGGAACAGCCAGCGCAGCCGCGCCACCGAGCCCGTCTTCGGGCCGTTCGTGAACGGCATGACCGCGCCCTGCGCGTACTTCCCCGAGCCGCCGCGCGAGCCCGCCGTCACCATCGGCAACGACGTGCCCGTCCTGCTGCTCCAGGCCCGGCGCGACCACACCCCGTACCGCGACGCGCTCGCCATGCACCGGGCGCTGCGCGGCTCCCGCATGGTCACGGCGGACATCCGCGGGCACGGCGTCTACGGCCGCGCGGTCGACGGACTCGACCCGGTGCCGTGCGCCGACCGGGCCGTGAACGCCTATCTGGGCGGGGGCGGCCTGCCGCGCGAGGACGTCACCTGCCCGACGGCGCGCGCCGCGCGAAGTGGTCCACGCCGGTGA
- a CDS encoding aldo/keto reductase, translating into MTGLPTRTLGALTVSAQGLGCMGMSHGYGTSDDAQSIATLHRALDLGVTLFDTADYYGAGHNEELLGRALSGARRERAVIATKFGFANRLGEPPLIRGDAAYVRQACDASLARLGVDHIDLYYQHRVDPNVPIEETVGAMADLVAAGKVRHLGLSEASAGTIRRAHAVHPIAALQSEWSLWTRDLEEETAPVCRELGIGLVPFSPLGRGFLTGRVTSVADLEANDVRRSQPRFADGNLERNLAIVDALTALAAEKGVTAGQLALAWVQHRGADVVPIPGTRRETYLRENLAAATIELSADDLAAIDAAAPADGVAGTRYDAVSLTVVDR; encoded by the coding sequence ATGACCGGCCTGCCCACCCGCACGCTCGGCGCGCTGACCGTCTCGGCGCAGGGACTCGGCTGCATGGGGATGAGCCACGGCTACGGCACGTCGGACGACGCCCAGTCGATCGCCACGCTGCACCGCGCCCTCGACCTCGGCGTCACCCTGTTCGACACCGCCGACTACTACGGCGCCGGGCACAACGAGGAGCTGCTCGGCCGCGCCCTGTCCGGCGCGCGCCGCGAGCGGGCCGTGATCGCCACGAAGTTCGGCTTCGCCAACCGGCTCGGCGAGCCCCCGCTGATCCGCGGCGACGCCGCGTACGTGCGGCAGGCCTGCGACGCCTCGCTCGCCCGGCTCGGCGTCGACCACATCGACCTGTACTACCAGCACCGCGTCGACCCGAACGTGCCGATCGAGGAGACCGTCGGCGCGATGGCCGACCTGGTCGCGGCGGGCAAGGTGCGCCACCTCGGCCTGTCCGAGGCGAGCGCGGGGACGATCCGGCGCGCGCACGCCGTGCACCCGATCGCGGCGCTGCAGAGCGAGTGGTCGCTGTGGACCCGCGACCTGGAGGAGGAGACGGCGCCGGTGTGCCGGGAGCTGGGCATCGGCCTCGTGCCGTTCTCGCCGCTCGGCCGCGGCTTCCTGACGGGCCGGGTCACCTCGGTCGCGGACCTGGAGGCGAACGACGTACGCCGCTCGCAGCCGCGCTTCGCCGACGGCAATCTGGAGCGCAACCTCGCCATCGTCGACGCCCTGACGGCGCTCGCCGCCGAGAAGGGCGTCACGGCGGGCCAGCTCGCCCTGGCCTGGGTGCAGCACCGGGGCGCCGACGTGGTGCCGATCCCGGGCACGCGCCGCGAGACGTATCTGCGGGAGAACCTCGCGGCCGCCACGATCGAGCTGTCCGCCGACGACCTCGCCGCGATCGACGCGGCGGCCCCCGCGGACGGCGTCGCGGGGACCCGGTACGACGCGGTGAGCCTCACCGTCGTCGACCGCTAG
- a CDS encoding DUF6314 family protein — protein sequence MPFPVPDALAHLAGEWRVERTVRDFAAGADGPVEGRFSGTTRFTPLTGAAARDGGLLHHESGTFTWRGTPRPAERTLRFLPGEPAGTVLVHFADGRFFHGLDLRTGRHTADHPCAADRYRGDFTVADADSWQTCWRVRGPAKDLLLTTDYARVR from the coding sequence ATGCCCTTCCCCGTGCCCGACGCCCTCGCCCATCTCGCCGGCGAGTGGCGCGTGGAGCGGACCGTACGGGACTTCGCCGCGGGCGCGGACGGACCGGTGGAGGGCCGCTTCAGCGGCACGACCCGGTTCACGCCGCTGACCGGTGCGGCCGCGCGGGACGGCGGTCTGCTGCACCACGAGTCCGGCACGTTCACCTGGCGGGGCACCCCGCGCCCCGCCGAGCGCACGCTGCGCTTCCTGCCGGGCGAGCCCGCGGGCACCGTGCTCGTGCACTTCGCCGACGGGCGCTTCTTCCACGGCCTGGACCTGCGCACCGGCCGCCACACCGCCGACCACCCGTGCGCGGCGGACCGCTACCGGGGCGACTTCACGGTGGCCGACGCGGACTCCTGGCAGACGTGCTGGCGGGTCCGGGGCCCGGCCAAGGACCTGCTCCTGACGACGGACTACGCCCGCGTGCGCTGA
- a CDS encoding PLP-dependent aminotransferase family protein, producing the protein MQQRSSVGELAYQLRNELDRYSPGGKLPSSRALVERFRVSPVTVSRALAQLAAEGLVVTRPGAGAFRAEAPGAAVPVGDTSWQEVSLSADATADVVPRSVDASGVLATLAAPGPGVIEFNGGYLHPSLQPERAMAAALARAGRRPGAWERPPVEGLPELREWFARGIGGAITAAEVLITAGGQSALTTALRALAPPGAPVLIESPTYPGLLAIARAAGLRPVPVPVDTDGVRPDLLAAAFEATGARVFVCQPLFQNPTGAVLSAERRPEVLRIARAAGAFVVEDDFVRRLVHEDAGPLPRPLASEDRDGVVVHVCSLTKATSPSFRVSALVARGPVLERLRTIQVVDHFFVPRPLQEAALELVGSPAWPRHLRAVAGELKERRDALVTALRLRLPALALPHVPAGGYHLWLRLPDGTDELALAVAALRAGVAVAPGRPYFAAEPPAGHIRLSFAALAGTAEIAEGVRRLAQACDEVTG; encoded by the coding sequence ATGCAACAGCGTAGCAGTGTGGGTGAGTTGGCGTATCAGCTGCGAAATGAGCTGGACCGCTACTCTCCAGGTGGAAAGCTGCCTTCCAGTCGGGCCCTGGTCGAGCGGTTCCGGGTGAGCCCGGTGACCGTGTCGCGCGCCCTCGCCCAGCTCGCCGCCGAGGGCCTGGTCGTCACCCGGCCCGGCGCCGGTGCCTTCCGGGCAGAGGCGCCGGGCGCCGCCGTCCCGGTGGGTGACACCTCGTGGCAGGAGGTGTCCCTGAGCGCCGACGCCACGGCCGATGTCGTGCCGCGCTCGGTGGACGCCTCCGGGGTGCTCGCCACGCTCGCCGCGCCGGGCCCGGGCGTCATCGAGTTCAACGGCGGCTATCTGCACCCCTCGCTCCAGCCCGAGCGCGCGATGGCCGCCGCCCTAGCCCGGGCCGGGCGGCGCCCCGGCGCCTGGGAGCGGCCGCCGGTCGAGGGCCTGCCCGAGCTGCGCGAGTGGTTCGCGCGCGGCATCGGCGGCGCGATCACCGCGGCCGAGGTCCTGATCACCGCGGGCGGGCAGAGCGCCCTGACCACCGCGCTGCGGGCGCTCGCCCCGCCCGGCGCGCCGGTGCTCATCGAATCGCCCACGTACCCGGGGCTGCTCGCGATCGCGCGGGCCGCCGGGCTCAGGCCGGTGCCGGTGCCGGTGGACACCGACGGGGTGCGCCCCGACCTGCTCGCCGCCGCGTTCGAGGCGACCGGCGCGCGGGTGTTCGTCTGCCAGCCGCTGTTCCAGAACCCCACCGGCGCCGTGCTGTCCGCCGAGCGCCGCCCCGAGGTGTTGCGGATCGCCCGCGCCGCCGGGGCCTTCGTCGTCGAGGACGACTTCGTGCGCCGCCTCGTGCACGAGGACGCGGGGCCGCTGCCGAGGCCGCTGGCGTCCGAGGACCGGGACGGCGTCGTCGTGCACGTGTGCTCGCTCACCAAGGCCACCTCGCCGAGCTTCCGGGTCAGCGCGCTCGTCGCGCGCGGCCCCGTCCTGGAGCGGCTGCGCACCATCCAGGTCGTCGACCACTTCTTCGTGCCGAGGCCGCTGCAGGAGGCCGCGCTCGAACTCGTCGGCTCCCCGGCCTGGCCCCGCCATCTGCGGGCCGTGGCGGGGGAGTTGAAGGAGCGCAGGGACGCCCTGGTGACCGCGCTGCGGCTGCGGCTGCCCGCGCTCGCCCTGCCGCACGTCCCCGCGGGCGGCTACCACCTGTGGCTGCGGCTTCCCGACGGCACCGACGAACTCGCCCTGGCGGTGGCCGCGTTGCGCGCCGGGGTCGCGGTCGCCCCCGGGCGCCCCTACTTCGCGGCGGAGCCTCCCGCCGGGCACATCCGCCTCAGCTTCGCCGCCCTCGCGGGGACGGCCGAGATCGCCGAAGGCGTGCGTCGCCTCGCGCAGGCGTGCGACGAGGTGACCGGCTGA
- a CDS encoding DMT family transporter: MRAQDSATERQGIAVPPSASPAARATARPQVPQAAPVSRRVGTLQAALGVTAFSLTFPSTAWGLEGIGPWSFVALRCVLSALVAGACLLALRVPPPRRADWPGLAVVAAGTVIGFPLLTTLALQTSSTAHAAVVVGLLPLTTAVFSVLRTGARPSRAFWAAALAGAAAVVGFTIQQSGGALTTADLYLFGALVVCAAGYTEGGRLARHMPGWQVIGWALVLCLPLGVLWAALALPHESFALTAHSTAGLLYAAIGSQFLGLVVWYRGMAVIGIPKASQLQLAQPLLTLVWSVFLLGEALTPAAPLTAVAVLVCIAATQRARG, translated from the coding sequence ATGAGAGCACAGGATAGCGCTACTGAACGACAGGGGATAGCGGTCCCGCCCTCCGCCTCCCCGGCGGCCCGGGCGACCGCGCGGCCGCAGGTCCCGCAGGCGGCTCCCGTATCCCGCCGGGTCGGCACGCTCCAGGCCGCCCTCGGCGTCACCGCGTTCTCGCTCACGTTCCCCTCCACCGCCTGGGGCCTCGAAGGGATCGGCCCCTGGAGCTTCGTCGCCCTGCGCTGTGTGCTGAGCGCCCTCGTCGCGGGCGCCTGTCTGCTCGCGCTGCGCGTGCCGCCGCCCCGGCGCGCCGACTGGCCCGGCCTCGCCGTCGTCGCGGCCGGCACGGTGATCGGCTTCCCCCTGCTCACGACGCTCGCCCTCCAGACGTCGAGCACCGCGCACGCGGCCGTCGTCGTCGGACTGCTGCCCCTGACCACGGCCGTGTTCTCCGTCCTTCGCACCGGCGCCCGGCCCTCGCGCGCCTTCTGGGCGGCGGCGCTCGCGGGCGCCGCCGCCGTGGTCGGGTTCACCATCCAGCAGAGCGGCGGCGCCCTGACGACCGCCGATCTGTATCTGTTCGGCGCGCTGGTGGTCTGCGCCGCCGGCTACACCGAGGGCGGCCGTCTGGCCCGGCACATGCCGGGCTGGCAGGTCATCGGCTGGGCGCTCGTCCTGTGTCTGCCGCTCGGCGTCCTCTGGGCGGCGCTCGCCCTGCCGCACGAGTCGTTCGCGCTCACCGCGCACAGCACGGCGGGCCTGCTGTACGCGGCGATCGGCTCGCAGTTCCTCGGCCTGGTCGTCTGGTACCGGGGCATGGCCGTGATCGGCATCCCCAAGGCCAGCCAGCTCCAGCTCGCCCAGCCCCTGCTCACGCTCGTCTGGTCGGTGTTCCTGCTCGGCGAGGCGCTGACCCCGGCCGCGCCGCTCACGGCCGTCGCCGTCCTGGTGTGCATCGCCGCCACCCAACGGGCGCGCGGGTAG
- a CDS encoding DUF1918 domain-containing protein — translation MQASVGDRLLIHGRIVGQHDRNAEVIEVLGADGGPPYRVRFEDGHETVMSPGPDTVVRPFAAND, via the coding sequence ATGCAAGCATCCGTGGGCGACCGGCTGCTGATCCACGGCAGGATCGTGGGACAGCACGACCGGAATGCGGAAGTCATCGAGGTCCTCGGAGCGGACGGCGGCCCGCCGTACCGCGTGCGGTTCGAGGACGGTCACGAGACAGTGATGTCCCCGGGCCCCGACACGGTCGTGCGCCCCTTCGCCGCCAACGACTAG
- a CDS encoding family 10 glycosylhydrolase: MRRMSRRAFTVAAASVAAGLATAGDAAAGADSRRRGREMRGMWVATVVNIDWPSKPGLSPDQQRAELIAYLDEAVRRRLNAVVLQVRPTADAFWPSTYEPWSEYLTGTQGKDPGWDPLGTAVREAHYRGLELHAWFNPFRIAMHADPSRLVPTHPARVHPEWVVPYGGKLFYNPGLPEVRRFVQQAMLDAVRRYRLDAVHWDDYFYPYPVAGQVFDDDDAFARYGGAFPDRAAWRRDNIDRLVREMGTRIKKVRPGTQFGISPFGVWRNAATDPTGSDTRAGVQTYDDLYADTRGWVRKRWLDYICPQLYWHIGLPAADYAKLVPWWDEVARGTGVRLYVGEALYKAGDPAQPAPWQDPTELSRHLTYAKDFPRVRGHVFYSAKHVVADRIGAMRRVVDDHYTYPAP; the protein is encoded by the coding sequence ATGAGGCGTATGTCACGTCGGGCCTTCACCGTGGCGGCGGCATCGGTGGCCGCGGGGCTCGCGACAGCCGGGGACGCGGCCGCGGGGGCGGACTCCAGACGCAGGGGGCGCGAGATGCGGGGCATGTGGGTGGCGACGGTGGTGAACATCGACTGGCCCTCCAAGCCGGGCCTGTCACCGGACCAGCAGCGCGCGGAGCTGATCGCCTACCTCGACGAGGCGGTGCGCCGCAGGCTGAACGCGGTGGTCCTCCAGGTGCGCCCGACGGCCGACGCGTTCTGGCCCTCGACGTACGAGCCGTGGTCGGAGTACCTCACCGGCACCCAGGGCAAGGACCCGGGCTGGGACCCGCTGGGCACCGCCGTGCGCGAGGCGCACTACCGCGGCCTGGAGCTGCACGCCTGGTTCAACCCGTTCCGGATCGCCATGCACGCCGACCCCTCCCGCCTCGTGCCGACCCACCCCGCGCGCGTGCACCCCGAGTGGGTGGTGCCGTACGGCGGGAAGCTGTTCTACAACCCCGGCCTGCCCGAGGTGCGGCGGTTCGTGCAGCAGGCGATGCTCGACGCGGTGCGCCGCTACCGCCTCGACGCCGTGCACTGGGACGACTACTTCTACCCGTATCCGGTGGCGGGCCAGGTCTTCGACGACGACGACGCCTTCGCGCGCTACGGCGGCGCCTTCCCCGACCGGGCCGCGTGGCGGCGGGACAACATCGACCGCCTCGTGCGCGAGATGGGCACCCGGATCAAGAAGGTCCGCCCGGGCACGCAGTTCGGGATCAGCCCCTTCGGCGTCTGGCGCAACGCGGCCACCGACCCCACGGGATCGGACACGCGGGCGGGCGTGCAGACCTACGACGACCTGTACGCCGACACCCGCGGCTGGGTGCGCAAGCGCTGGCTGGACTACATCTGTCCGCAGCTCTACTGGCACATCGGCCTGCCCGCCGCCGACTACGCGAAGCTGGTGCCCTGGTGGGACGAGGTCGCCCGGGGGACGGGCGTGCGCCTGTACGTGGGGGAGGCGCTGTACAAGGCGGGCGACCCGGCGCAGCCCGCGCCCTGGCAGGACCCGACCGAGCTGTCCCGCCACCTCACGTACGCGAAGGACTTCCCGCGGGTGCGCGGGCACGTGTTCTACTCGGCGAAGCACGTGGTCGCCGACAGGATCGGCGCGATGCGGCGCGTTGTCGACGACCACTACACGTACCCCGCCCCCTAG
- a CDS encoding 3-hydroxybutyryl-CoA dehydrogenase, giving the protein MADIARVGVVGCGQMGAGIAEVCARSGLDVKVAETTGEALEIGRTRLYNSLSKAAERGKISEEERDETIARLSFTTDLGEFADRDLVIEAVVENEQVKTEIFQVLDQVVTRQDAILASNTSSIPLVKLAVATSRPDQVIGIHFFNPAPVQQLVELIPALTTSEGTLSRAQLFTEKVLGKHAIRAQDRSGFVVNALLIPYLLSAIRMFESGIASREDIDNGMEMGCAHPMGPLKLADLIGLDTVASVADSMYTEYKEPLYAAPPLLQRMVDAGRLGRKSGSGFYPYD; this is encoded by the coding sequence ATGGCCGACATTGCGCGCGTCGGAGTGGTGGGCTGTGGCCAGATGGGCGCCGGGATCGCAGAGGTCTGCGCCCGCTCCGGCCTGGACGTGAAGGTCGCGGAGACCACCGGAGAGGCCCTGGAGATCGGCCGCACGCGGCTGTACAACTCCCTGTCCAAGGCGGCCGAGCGCGGCAAGATCTCGGAGGAGGAGCGGGACGAGACGATCGCGCGGCTCAGCTTCACCACGGATCTGGGCGAATTCGCCGACCGCGACCTCGTCATCGAGGCCGTCGTGGAGAACGAGCAGGTCAAGACCGAGATCTTCCAGGTGCTCGACCAGGTGGTGACGCGCCAGGACGCGATCCTCGCCTCCAACACCTCCTCGATCCCCCTGGTGAAGCTGGCCGTGGCCACGTCCCGGCCCGACCAGGTCATCGGCATCCACTTCTTCAACCCGGCCCCCGTGCAGCAGCTCGTCGAGCTGATTCCGGCGCTGACCACGTCGGAGGGCACGCTCAGCCGGGCGCAGCTGTTCACGGAGAAGGTGCTCGGCAAGCACGCCATCCGCGCCCAGGACCGCTCCGGGTTCGTCGTGAACGCGCTCCTCATCCCGTATCTGCTCTCCGCGATCCGGATGTTCGAGTCGGGCATCGCCAGCCGCGAGGACATCGACAACGGCATGGAGATGGGCTGCGCCCACCCGATGGGCCCGCTCAAGCTGGCCGACCTCATCGGCCTCGACACGGTCGCCTCGGTCGCCGACTCGATGTACACGGAGTACAAGGAGCCCCTGTACGCCGCTCCCCCGCTCCTCCAGCGCATGGTCGACGCGGGCCGCCTCGGCCGCAAGTCGGGCTCGGGCTTCTACCCGTACGACTGA
- a CDS encoding NUDIX hydrolase, whose product MQWTKQSEQTVYGNRWFTVNLADVELPDGRHLDHFLIRLRPVAIATVVNEANEVLLLWRHRFITDSWGWELAAGVVEDGEDIAVAAAREMEEETGWRPGPLRHLMSVEPSNGLTDARHHIYWSDEGTYIGHPEDDFESDRREWVPLKLVPDMVARGEVPAANMAAALLLLHHLRLGEDAR is encoded by the coding sequence GTGCAGTGGACGAAACAGAGCGAACAGACTGTGTATGGAAACCGATGGTTCACCGTCAATCTCGCAGACGTCGAGCTGCCGGACGGCCGGCACCTCGACCACTTCCTGATAAGGCTCCGTCCGGTGGCCATCGCCACGGTGGTCAACGAGGCCAACGAGGTGCTGCTCCTGTGGCGGCACCGCTTCATCACCGACAGCTGGGGCTGGGAGCTCGCGGCGGGGGTGGTGGAGGACGGAGAGGACATCGCCGTCGCGGCGGCGCGTGAGATGGAGGAGGAGACCGGCTGGCGGCCGGGGCCCCTGCGGCACCTGATGAGCGTCGAGCCGTCCAACGGGCTCACGGACGCCCGGCACCACATCTACTGGTCGGACGAGGGGACCTACATCGGCCACCCCGAGGACGACTTCGAGTCGGACCGACGCGAGTGGGTGCCGCTCAAGCTCGTTCCCGACATGGTGGCGCGCGGCGAGGTCCCGGCCGCCAACATGGCGGCGGCGCTCCTCCTGCTGCACCATCTGCGCCTCGGCGAGGACGCGCGCTGA
- a CDS encoding transcriptional regulator, which translates to MQPNTLLDAILDEAGISHAGLAAHVNQAGKARGLSLRYEHTAVARWLKGQRPRGQVPDLICEVLAARLQRTVTLDDIGLGVPGGPALRGGTMASTLSGFVERATALWRSDEQQRPHLLGAPAVTGTPAVMPVWEWENPPEDTDVSRGGRHPVSIADLEMLRAARTHYEQMYRKTGGIATRTRIVGFLNAEAAPLLRGSYTDAMGRQLHRATGGLVAIAGICAYDSDAHGLAQRYFHQALRLAKASGDRGLGAYVIALLVNQSLFMREFRQAVAFAEAALRAAGRDITPALASDLYAMQAKAYAHLGDGSSALSCIRRAEVAAERIRRGREPDETGYVQPGLVNVQVAEALLSLGDLAAAREHAAAAVDTPAHDRGRVHRLAMLSQIELRQGNTDEAVATAVEMAEQARGMESQRLRDRLRAVREYLVRSDCAGTSEAAELIDGALRVPL; encoded by the coding sequence ATGCAGCCCAACACCCTGCTCGACGCGATCCTCGACGAAGCCGGCATCTCGCACGCGGGCCTGGCCGCCCATGTGAACCAGGCGGGCAAGGCCCGCGGCCTCTCCCTGAGATACGAACACACCGCCGTGGCCCGCTGGTTGAAGGGCCAGCGCCCGCGCGGCCAGGTGCCCGACCTGATCTGCGAGGTGCTCGCCGCGCGGTTGCAGCGCACCGTCACGCTCGACGACATCGGCCTCGGCGTGCCCGGCGGCCCGGCCCTGCGCGGGGGCACGATGGCCTCCACGCTCTCCGGGTTCGTCGAGCGGGCGACGGCGCTGTGGCGGTCGGACGAGCAGCAGCGCCCGCATCTGCTCGGCGCGCCCGCGGTGACCGGGACGCCCGCCGTGATGCCGGTGTGGGAGTGGGAGAACCCGCCCGAGGACACGGACGTCTCGCGCGGCGGCCGCCACCCGGTGAGCATCGCGGACCTGGAGATGCTGCGCGCGGCCCGTACGCACTACGAGCAGATGTACCGCAAGACCGGTGGCATCGCGACCCGCACCCGCATCGTCGGCTTCCTCAACGCGGAGGCGGCGCCGCTGCTCCGCGGCAGCTACACCGACGCGATGGGGCGTCAGCTGCACCGCGCGACCGGCGGCCTGGTGGCGATAGCGGGCATCTGCGCCTACGACTCGGACGCGCACGGCCTCGCTCAGCGCTACTTCCACCAGGCGCTGCGCCTGGCGAAGGCCAGCGGGGACCGGGGGCTCGGCGCGTACGTGATCGCGCTGCTCGTCAACCAGTCCCTGTTCATGCGCGAGTTCCGCCAGGCGGTGGCCTTCGCGGAGGCCGCGCTGCGCGCCGCGGGCCGGGACATCACGCCCGCCCTCGCGTCCGATCTGTACGCGATGCAGGCCAAGGCGTACGCCCACCTGGGCGACGGCAGCAGCGCGCTGTCCTGCATCCGGCGGGCCGAGGTGGCCGCCGAGCGCATCCGGCGCGGCCGGGAGCCGGACGAGACGGGCTATGTCCAGCCGGGCCTGGTCAATGTGCAGGTGGCGGAGGCGCTGCTCAGCCTCGGCGATCTCGCGGCGGCGCGGGAACACGCCGCCGCCGCGGTGGACACCCCGGCGCACGACCGGGGCCGGGTGCACCGGCTCGCCATGCTCAGCCAGATCGAGCTGCGCCAGGGCAACACCGACGAGGCGGTGGCCACGGCGGTGGAGATGGCGGAGCAGGCGCGCGGGATGGAGTCCCAGCGCCTGCGCGACCGGCTGCGCGCGGTGCGCGAGTACCTGGTCCGCAGCGACTGCGCGGGCACCTCCGAGGCCGCCGAGCTGATCGACGGAGCGCTGCGGGTGCCGCTGTGA